Proteins from a single region of Pseudomonas sp. BSw22131:
- the dnaE gene encoding DNA polymerase III subunit alpha, producing the protein MPASFVHLRLHTEYSLVDGLVRVKPLVKALAGMNMPAVAVTDQNNMCSLVKFYKAAMGAGIKPICGADLWLAGRDKDAALSRISLLVMNPKGYRNLTELISRGFIDGQRNGLVVIERQWIAEANEGLIALSAAKEGEIGMALLGGNPAEADLLLKEWMSVFPDRFYIEVQRTARVNDEEHLHAAVALAERHGAPLVATNDVRFIKQEDFEAHETRVCIGEGRALDDPRRSHNYSDQQYLKSAAEMTELFSDLPDALENTVEIAKRCNIDVKLGTAFLPNFPIPDGMTIDEYFRKVSFEGLEERLAVLWPRDTTPNYEEKRQLYVDRLNFELDIIIQMGFPGYFLIVMDFIQWAKSNGVPVGPGRGSGAGSLVAYVQKITDLDPLQYDLLFERFLNPERVSMPDFDVDFCMDGRDRVIDYVAEKYGRNAVSQIITFGSMAAKAVVRDVARVQGKSYGLADRLSKMIPFEVGMTLEKAYEQEEILRDFLKVDEEAAEIWEMARKLEGVVRNVGKHAGGVVIAPTKLTDFSAIYCDEEGGGLVTQFDKDDVEAAGLVKFDFLGLRTLTIIDWALKTINRDRAKVNEPPLDIAFIPLDDAPTYELLQRAETTAVFQLESRGMKELIKKLKPDCLEDLIALVALFRPGPLQSGMVDDFINRKHGRAELSYPHIDYQYEGLKPVLLPTYGIILYQEQVMQIAQVMAGYTLGEADMLRRAMGKKKPEEMAKQRGGFIDGCKSNNIEPDLAGNIFDLVEKFAGYGFNKSHSAAYGLVSYQTAWLKKHYPAPFMAAVLSADMHNTDKVVTLIEEVRTMKLRLDAPDVNTSDFKFTVDDDGRILYGLGAIKGVGESPVEAITEARMDGPFTDLFDFCARVDLKRVNKRTLDGLIRSGALDRLGPYFFDEPKPYQANIDRNRAVLLAALGEAIQAAEQTARSHDSGHADLFGGLFVEEDTDVYANHRAAKEVTLKERLRGEKETLGLYLTGHPIDEYEGEIRRFARQRIVDLKPARDTQTVAGLIINLRVMKNKKGDKMGFITLDDRSGRIEASLFAEAFHSAQSLLQTDAMVVVEGEVSSDDFSGGLRLRAKRVMSLEEARTGLAESLRLTVRSESLKGDRLRWLGDLCKKHRGACPITLDYTGLDAKALLQFGEAWRIDPADSLIQALRDQFGRENVFLQYR; encoded by the coding sequence ATGCCGGCTTCTTTCGTTCATCTACGCCTGCACACCGAATATTCGCTGGTCGACGGTCTGGTCCGGGTCAAACCGCTGGTCAAGGCCTTGGCCGGTATGAATATGCCCGCGGTGGCGGTGACCGATCAGAACAACATGTGCTCGCTGGTCAAGTTCTACAAGGCCGCGATGGGCGCCGGCATCAAGCCCATCTGCGGCGCCGATCTGTGGCTTGCCGGCAGGGACAAAGACGCAGCGCTCAGCCGGATCAGCCTATTGGTGATGAATCCCAAGGGCTACCGCAATCTCACCGAGCTGATCTCGCGCGGCTTCATTGATGGTCAGCGCAATGGCCTGGTGGTGATCGAACGTCAGTGGATCGCCGAGGCCAACGAAGGCCTGATCGCGCTCTCCGCCGCCAAAGAAGGCGAGATCGGCATGGCATTGCTGGGCGGTAATCCGGCTGAAGCCGACCTGCTGCTCAAAGAGTGGATGAGCGTTTTTCCTGATCGCTTCTACATCGAAGTTCAGCGCACTGCCCGCGTCAACGATGAAGAACACCTGCACGCTGCGGTCGCCCTGGCCGAGCGCCATGGCGCGCCGCTGGTGGCCACCAACGATGTGCGGTTTATCAAGCAGGAAGATTTCGAGGCCCACGAAACACGCGTGTGCATTGGTGAGGGCCGCGCCCTTGATGATCCGCGTCGTTCGCACAATTACAGTGACCAGCAATACCTGAAAAGCGCGGCCGAAATGACGGAGCTGTTCAGCGACCTGCCCGACGCACTGGAAAACACCGTCGAGATTGCCAAGCGCTGCAACATCGACGTGAAGCTGGGCACCGCGTTCCTGCCTAACTTTCCGATCCCTGATGGCATGACCATCGATGAATATTTCCGCAAGGTTTCGTTTGAAGGCCTTGAAGAGCGGCTGGCGGTATTGTGGCCCAGAGACACCACGCCCAACTACGAAGAAAAGCGCCAGCTGTATGTCGACCGGTTGAATTTCGAACTGGATATCATCATCCAGATGGGGTTCCCGGGTTACTTCCTGATCGTGATGGACTTCATCCAGTGGGCCAAAAGTAATGGCGTGCCCGTCGGGCCCGGCCGGGGCTCAGGCGCCGGTTCGCTGGTGGCGTACGTACAGAAGATTACCGACCTTGACCCGCTGCAATATGACCTGCTGTTCGAGCGCTTCCTGAACCCCGAGCGGGTGTCGATGCCCGACTTCGACGTCGACTTCTGCATGGACGGTCGGGATCGGGTAATCGATTACGTGGCCGAAAAGTACGGTCGCAACGCGGTCAGTCAGATCATCACCTTCGGCTCCATGGCCGCCAAGGCTGTGGTACGTGATGTGGCGCGTGTGCAGGGCAAGTCTTACGGACTGGCTGATCGCCTGTCGAAGATGATTCCGTTTGAAGTGGGCATGACCCTCGAAAAGGCTTATGAGCAGGAAGAAATCCTGCGCGACTTTTTGAAAGTTGACGAAGAAGCGGCAGAAATCTGGGAGATGGCGCGCAAGCTTGAGGGCGTTGTGCGCAACGTCGGCAAGCATGCCGGTGGTGTGGTGATTGCACCGACCAAGCTGACGGATTTCTCGGCCATTTACTGCGATGAAGAGGGCGGCGGCCTCGTTACCCAGTTCGACAAGGATGACGTTGAAGCGGCAGGTCTGGTGAAGTTCGACTTCCTCGGCCTGCGGACGCTGACCATCATCGACTGGGCGCTGAAGACCATCAACCGCGACCGCGCCAAGGTCAACGAGCCGCCGCTGGACATCGCATTCATCCCGCTGGATGACGCGCCGACCTACGAACTGCTGCAAAGAGCAGAAACCACTGCGGTGTTCCAGCTTGAGTCGCGAGGCATGAAGGAGCTGATCAAAAAGCTCAAGCCCGACTGCCTGGAAGACTTGATCGCACTGGTGGCGCTGTTTCGTCCCGGGCCGTTGCAGTCGGGCATGGTGGATGACTTCATCAACCGCAAACACGGTCGTGCCGAGCTGTCGTACCCGCACATCGACTACCAATACGAAGGCCTCAAACCCGTACTGCTGCCAACCTACGGCATCATCCTGTATCAGGAACAGGTGATGCAGATCGCTCAGGTGATGGCCGGTTATACCCTCGGCGAGGCGGACATGCTTCGTCGTGCGATGGGTAAGAAAAAACCCGAGGAAATGGCCAAGCAGCGCGGCGGCTTCATCGATGGTTGCAAGAGCAACAATATCGAGCCTGACCTGGCCGGTAACATTTTCGACCTGGTGGAAAAATTCGCCGGTTACGGCTTCAACAAGTCTCACTCGGCGGCTTACGGGCTGGTGTCTTACCAGACCGCTTGGCTAAAGAAGCATTACCCTGCGCCGTTCATGGCGGCGGTGTTGTCGGCGGACATGCACAACACTGACAAAGTGGTCACGCTGATCGAAGAAGTGCGCACGATGAAGCTGCGCCTCGATGCTCCGGACGTGAACACCTCCGACTTCAAGTTCACCGTGGACGACGACGGTCGCATTCTGTACGGCCTCGGGGCGATCAAGGGCGTGGGCGAAAGCCCGGTCGAGGCGATCACCGAAGCGCGCATGGACGGCCCGTTTACCGACCTGTTCGACTTCTGCGCCCGGGTCGACCTCAAGCGCGTTAACAAGCGCACCCTTGATGGCTTGATCCGCAGTGGTGCACTGGACCGTCTGGGTCCGTACTTTTTCGATGAGCCAAAACCGTATCAAGCCAACATCGATCGCAACCGCGCGGTATTGCTGGCTGCGCTGGGAGAAGCGATCCAGGCCGCCGAACAAACCGCACGCAGCCATGACAGTGGCCATGCTGACCTGTTTGGCGGTTTGTTCGTTGAAGAAGATACCGATGTGTATGCAAACCATCGCGCTGCCAAGGAAGTCACGCTCAAAGAGCGGCTGCGTGGTGAGAAAGAAACACTCGGGCTCTACCTGACCGGTCACCCAATTGATGAATATGAAGGCGAGATCAGGCGGTTTGCCCGCCAACGCATCGTCGATTTGAAGCCTGCGCGCGATACTCAGACGGTTGCCGGTCTGATCATCAATCTGCGGGTCATGAAGAACAAAAAGGGCGACAAGATGGGTTTCATCACCCTCGATGACCGCTCCGGACGTATAGAAGCATCGCTGTTTGCCGAGGCCTTTCACTCCGCTCAGTCGTTATTGCAGACTGACGCGATGGTGGTGGTGGAAGGGGAGGTCAGTTCGGACGACTTCTCCGGTGGGCTGCGTTTGCGTGCCAAGCGCGTGATGAGCCTGGAAGAAGCCCGTACAGGTCTGGCCGAAAGCCTGCGCCTGACGGTTCGTAGCGAGTCGCTCAAGGGCGATCGGCTACGCTGGCTGGGCGATCTGTGCAAAAAGCATCGTGGCGCATGCCCTATTACGCTCGATTACACCGGGCTGGATGCCAAGGCGTTGTTGCAGTTTGGCGAAGCGTGGCGAATCGATCCCGCAGACAGCTTGATTCAAGCGCTGCGTGACCAGTTCGGACGAGAGAACGTCTTCCTGCAGTATCGTTGA
- a CDS encoding acetyl-CoA carboxylase carboxyltransferase subunit alpha produces the protein MNPNFLDFEQPIADLQAKIEELRLVGNDNSLNIGDEISRLQEKSSTLTESIFGNLTSWQIARMARHPRRPYTLDYIEHIFTEFDELHGDRHFSDDAAIVGGIARLEDQPVMVIGHQKGREVREKVRRNFGMPRPEGYRKACRLMEMAERFKMPILTFIDTPGAYPGIDAEERNQSEAIAWNLRVMARLKTPIIATVIGEGGSGGALAIGVCDQLNMLQYSTYAVISPEGCASILWKTAEKAPDAAEAMGITADRLKGLGIVDKVIGEPLGGAHRDPAKAAASIREELSSQLAMLKGFDADELLARRYDRLMSYGL, from the coding sequence ATGAACCCGAATTTTCTGGATTTCGAACAGCCGATCGCTGACCTGCAAGCCAAAATCGAAGAGCTGCGTCTGGTTGGTAATGACAACTCGCTGAACATCGGCGACGAAATCTCTCGACTGCAAGAGAAGAGCAGCACGCTCACCGAAAGCATTTTCGGCAACCTGACCAGTTGGCAGATTGCGCGCATGGCGCGTCACCCTCGTCGTCCTTACACGCTCGATTACATCGAACACATCTTCACTGAGTTCGATGAATTGCACGGCGATCGGCATTTCTCCGACGACGCCGCGATTGTCGGTGGTATTGCCCGCCTGGAAGACCAGCCAGTGATGGTGATCGGTCATCAGAAAGGCCGTGAAGTGCGCGAAAAAGTTCGTCGCAACTTCGGTATGCCGCGCCCCGAAGGCTACCGCAAGGCTTGCCGACTGATGGAAATGGCCGAGCGTTTCAAGATGCCGATCCTGACGTTCATCGACACGCCCGGCGCATACCCCGGTATCGACGCCGAAGAGCGTAACCAGAGCGAAGCCATCGCCTGGAACCTTCGCGTGATGGCACGCCTGAAAACGCCAATCATCGCTACCGTGATCGGTGAAGGTGGTTCGGGTGGCGCACTGGCCATCGGTGTCTGCGATCAACTGAACATGCTGCAGTACTCGACGTACGCCGTGATCTCGCCGGAAGGCTGCGCTTCCATTCTCTGGAAAACCGCTGAGAAAGCGCCGGATGCCGCCGAAGCCATGGGTATCACAGCGGATCGCCTGAAGGGCCTGGGGATTGTTGACAAGGTGATCGGAGAGCCGCTCGGCGGCGCGCACCGTGACCCAGCCAAAGCCGCTGCTTCCATTCGCGAAGAGCTAAGCAGCCAGCTTGCGATGCTCAAGGGCTTCGACGCCGATGAGCTTCTGGCTCGCCGCTACGATCGCCTCATGAGCTACGGCCTCTAA
- the tilS gene encoding tRNA lysidine(34) synthetase TilS, with amino-acid sequence MSKPDSIKKELSARLLSRLSPWREAAGWRIAFSGGLDSTVLLHLLADLSRHESLPALHALHIHHGLQAGAQSWPAHCRRVCQILDVPLQVISVEVQSGPSLEQAAREARYAAFSEVLLEDEVLLTAQHRDDQAETLLFRLLRGAGVRGLAAMPFERELGLGRLLRPLLDESRERLEAYAREQGLSWVEDPSNENSRFSRNYLRHRVMPLLISRWPQASASMSRTASHLAEAQTLLTELAEEDLAHASTESPFDWLNIPSLALAPLEALSAARQRNALRHWLGGRTRLPDTDHWAGWDSLRDAGPDGRPIWRLADGQLHRAQGRIWWLSGVWMRNVSGTQTWDIAEDPLALPGNGQLSFVGEPPRGGLHVHYRQGGEMMNLPERGRRDLKRLLNEGGVPVFLRGRLPLLYRGETLLAVASLPGLDADPRGDWRLHWTPPTNDQSLS; translated from the coding sequence ATGAGCAAGCCGGACTCCATTAAAAAAGAACTCTCTGCCCGACTGCTCTCGCGCCTGTCCCCTTGGCGCGAGGCGGCCGGATGGCGAATCGCTTTCTCAGGCGGTCTCGACTCCACCGTGCTTCTGCACCTGCTCGCTGATCTCTCCAGACACGAGTCACTTCCAGCGCTTCACGCCCTCCATATTCATCACGGTTTGCAGGCTGGCGCCCAATCCTGGCCCGCGCATTGTCGTCGTGTCTGTCAGATTCTGGACGTGCCGCTGCAAGTCATTTCCGTTGAAGTGCAAAGCGGGCCCAGCCTGGAACAAGCCGCACGCGAAGCCCGATACGCCGCGTTCAGTGAGGTCTTGTTGGAGGATGAGGTGTTACTGACTGCACAGCACCGTGATGATCAGGCCGAAACGCTGTTGTTTCGGTTACTGCGCGGCGCGGGGGTGCGCGGGCTGGCGGCGATGCCTTTCGAGCGTGAGCTGGGCCTGGGTCGGCTGCTGCGACCCTTGCTGGATGAATCGCGCGAGCGTCTTGAGGCGTACGCACGAGAGCAGGGTCTGAGCTGGGTGGAGGACCCGAGCAACGAGAACAGTCGGTTTTCGCGTAATTATCTGCGTCATCGGGTCATGCCATTGCTGATCTCGCGTTGGCCCCAGGCGTCGGCCAGTATGTCGCGTACGGCCAGCCATCTTGCCGAAGCGCAAACGTTGCTGACGGAGTTGGCTGAGGAGGATCTGGCACATGCATCTACGGAGTCGCCATTTGACTGGCTGAACATCCCTTCGCTGGCGCTGGCGCCCCTTGAGGCGTTGTCGGCTGCGCGTCAACGCAATGCATTGCGCCACTGGCTCGGCGGGCGAACGCGTCTGCCAGACACTGATCATTGGGCCGGATGGGACAGCTTGCGTGATGCAGGCCCTGATGGTCGTCCCATCTGGCGTTTGGCGGATGGACAGTTGCACCGCGCGCAAGGACGTATCTGGTGGTTGTCCGGTGTCTGGATGCGCAATGTCAGTGGCACTCAGACCTGGGATATCGCCGAAGACCCATTGGCGTTACCAGGTAATGGTCAACTGTCGTTCGTCGGTGAGCCGCCCCGTGGCGGCCTGCATGTGCACTATCGCCAAGGCGGAGAGATGATGAATCTGCCCGAGCGGGGGCGGCGGGATCTCAAACGGCTGCTCAACGAAGGCGGGGTGCCGGTTTTCCTGCGCGGCAGATTGCCGCTGTTGTACCGCGGGGAGACGTTATTGGCCGTCGCCAGCCTCCCTGGTTTGGACGCCGACCCCCGTGGCGACTGGCGATTGCACTGGACACCACCGACGAATGACCAAAGTTTGAGCTGA
- a CDS encoding CTP synthase: protein MTRYIFVTGGVVSSLGKGIASASLAAILEARGLKVTMLKLDPYINVDPGTMSPFQHGEVFVTHDGAETDLDLGHYERFIRTTMTQNNNFTTGRVYEHVLRKERRGDYLGATIQVIPHITDEIKRRIIKGAGDADVALVEIGGTVGDIESQPFLEAIRQLRFEVGARRAMLMHLTLVPYIATAGETKTKPTQHSVKELRSIGLQPDILVCRSDHPIDMSSRRKIAQFTNVEERAVIALEDADTIYKIPGILHSQGLDDFVVERFGLQCSSADLSEWEAVVDAKLNPEHEVTIAMVGKYMELLDAYKSLIEAMSHAGITNRTKVNLRYIDSEDIENQGTGLLEGVDAILVPGGFGLRGVEGKIIAVQFARENKVPYLGICLGMQVAVIEFARNVLGWKDANSTEFDRSSPHPVVGLITEWEDATGAVETRTETSDLGGTMRLGAQECQLEGGSLVHDCYAKEVIVERHRHRYEVNNNLLPQLIDAGLKISGRSGDGALVEVVEAPDHPWFVACQFHPEFTSTPRDGHPLFSGFVKAALVQHQKKA from the coding sequence ATGACGCGCTACATCTTCGTCACGGGCGGTGTTGTTTCTTCATTGGGGAAAGGCATTGCTTCGGCTTCATTGGCGGCCATCCTGGAGGCGAGGGGACTTAAGGTCACCATGCTCAAGCTGGATCCGTACATCAACGTCGATCCGGGCACCATGAGCCCTTTCCAGCACGGTGAAGTGTTCGTCACACATGACGGCGCCGAAACCGATCTGGACCTGGGTCACTATGAGCGCTTCATTCGCACCACCATGACCCAAAACAACAACTTCACCACTGGCCGTGTGTACGAACACGTCCTGCGCAAAGAGCGCCGTGGTGATTATCTGGGCGCGACCATTCAGGTCATTCCGCACATCACCGACGAGATCAAGCGCCGCATCATCAAAGGTGCTGGCGACGCTGACGTCGCGCTGGTCGAAATCGGCGGCACCGTCGGCGACATCGAGTCGCAACCGTTCCTTGAAGCGATTCGTCAGTTGCGCTTCGAAGTCGGCGCCCGCCGCGCGATGCTGATGCACCTGACACTGGTGCCTTACATCGCTACAGCCGGTGAAACCAAAACCAAGCCAACGCAGCACTCGGTCAAGGAACTGCGCTCCATCGGCCTGCAACCTGACATCCTGGTCTGCCGTTCCGATCATCCGATCGACATGTCGTCGCGTCGCAAGATTGCGCAGTTCACCAACGTCGAAGAGCGTGCCGTTATCGCCCTGGAAGACGCCGACACCATCTACAAGATTCCAGGCATCCTGCACTCGCAGGGTCTGGACGATTTCGTTGTCGAGCGCTTCGGCCTGCAATGCTCCAGCGCGGATCTGTCCGAGTGGGAAGCGGTTGTTGACGCCAAGCTCAATCCTGAGCATGAAGTCACCATCGCCATGGTCGGCAAGTACATGGAGCTGCTGGACGCTTACAAATCGCTGATTGAAGCGATGAGTCACGCCGGTATCACCAACCGCACCAAGGTCAACCTGCGCTACATCGACTCCGAAGATATCGAAAACCAGGGCACCGGCCTGCTTGAAGGTGTGGATGCGATTCTGGTACCTGGCGGATTCGGTCTGCGAGGCGTCGAAGGCAAGATCATTGCCGTCCAGTTTGCGCGCGAAAACAAGGTGCCGTACCTGGGTATCTGCCTGGGCATGCAAGTGGCGGTCATCGAGTTCGCGCGTAACGTGCTGGGCTGGAAAGACGCCAACTCCACCGAGTTTGATCGCAGCAGCCCGCATCCGGTCGTCGGCCTGATCACCGAATGGGAAGACGCCACTGGCGCTGTCGAAACCCGTACCGAAACCTCCGATCTGGGTGGCACCATGCGTCTGGGTGCACAGGAATGCCAACTGGAAGGCGGTTCTCTGGTGCATGACTGCTACGCCAAGGAGGTGATCGTTGAACGTCACCGTCATCGTTATGAAGTGAACAACAACCTGCTGCCTCAACTGATTGACGCCGGGCTCAAAATCTCCGGTCGTTCCGGCGATGGCGCACTGGTTGAAGTGGTCGAAGCGCCAGATCATCCATGGTTCGTCGCTTGCCAGTTCCACCCTGAGTTCACTTCGACGCCACGCGACGGTCACCCGCTGTTCAGCGGCTTCGTCAAGGCAGCGCTTGTTCAACACCAGAAGAAAGCCTGA
- the kdsA gene encoding 3-deoxy-8-phosphooctulonate synthase, producing the protein MAQKIIRVGSIEIANDKPMVLFGGMNVLESRDMAMQVCEEYVRVTEKLGIPYVFKASFDKANRSSVTSYRGPGLEAGMRIFEEIKRTFNVPVITDVHEPDQAATVAEVCDIIQLPAFLSRQTDLVVAMAKTGAVINIKKAQFLAPQEMKHILSKCEEAGNDQLILCERGSSFGYNNLVVDMLGFGIMKSFEYPVFFDVTHALQMPGGRSDSAGGRRAQVTDLAKAGISQGLAGLFLEAHPDPDNAKCDGPCALRLEKLEPFLTQLKTLDDLIKSFPPVETA; encoded by the coding sequence ATGGCACAGAAAATCATCCGCGTCGGTTCTATCGAGATTGCCAACGACAAGCCAATGGTTTTGTTCGGTGGCATGAATGTGCTGGAGTCGCGGGACATGGCCATGCAGGTCTGCGAAGAATACGTACGGGTCACCGAAAAGCTCGGTATCCCTTACGTGTTCAAGGCCAGTTTCGACAAGGCTAACCGTTCGTCGGTCACGTCGTATCGTGGTCCGGGCCTGGAAGCGGGCATGCGCATTTTCGAGGAGATCAAGCGCACCTTCAACGTGCCGGTGATCACGGATGTGCATGAGCCGGATCAAGCGGCGACCGTGGCGGAAGTCTGCGACATCATTCAGTTGCCGGCGTTTTTGTCCCGCCAGACCGATCTGGTGGTGGCAATGGCGAAAACCGGCGCTGTGATCAACATCAAGAAAGCCCAGTTTCTCGCGCCTCAGGAAATGAAACACATCCTGTCCAAGTGCGAAGAGGCGGGTAATGATCAGTTGATACTGTGCGAGCGGGGTTCGAGCTTCGGTTATAACAACCTCGTCGTGGACATGCTCGGCTTCGGCATCATGAAGTCGTTCGAGTATCCGGTGTTTTTCGACGTGACCCATGCGTTGCAGATGCCAGGCGGTCGTTCCGATTCAGCAGGCGGCCGTCGCGCGCAGGTCACCGACCTTGCAAAAGCCGGTATCAGCCAAGGGCTTGCAGGTCTGTTTCTTGAGGCCCACCCGGACCCTGACAACGCCAAGTGCGACGGTCCATGTGCATTGCGCCTGGAAAAACTTGAGCCGTTCCTGACTCAGCTCAAGACTCTGGATGACCTGATCAAAAGCTTCCCGCCTGTAGAAACCGCGTAA
- the eno gene encoding phosphopyruvate hydratase, protein MAKIVDIKGREVLDSRGNPTVEADVLLDNGIIGSACAPSGASTGSREALELRDGDKSRYMGKGVLKAVANINGPIRDLLLGKDPVDQKALDHAMIALDATENKASLGANAILAVSLAAAKAAAQDQDLPLYAHIANLNGTPGVYSMPVPMMNIINGGEHADNNIDIQEFMIQPVGAKTFSEGLRWGTEIFHHLKAVLKARGLNTAVGDEGGFAPNLNSNAAALDAIAEAVANAGYKLGTDVTLALDCAASEFYKDGKYTLTEEGEYDSAGFADYLADLVSKHPIISIEDGLDESDWAGWKVLTDKIGDKIQLVGDDLFVTNTKILKEGIDKKIANSILIKFNQIGTLTETLEAIQMAKAAGYTAIISHRSGETEDSTIADLAVGTSAGQIKTGSLSRSDRVAKYNQLLRIEEQLGSKAPYNGRGEFRG, encoded by the coding sequence ATGGCAAAAATCGTCGACATCAAAGGTCGTGAAGTTCTCGACTCCCGTGGCAATCCCACCGTGGAAGCAGACGTGCTCCTCGACAACGGCATCATCGGCAGTGCATGCGCGCCGTCCGGTGCTTCCACCGGCTCGCGTGAAGCACTTGAGCTGCGTGATGGCGACAAGAGCCGTTACATGGGCAAGGGCGTTCTGAAAGCAGTTGCAAACATCAATGGCCCGATTCGCGATCTGCTGCTGGGCAAAGACCCGGTTGATCAGAAAGCGCTGGACCACGCCATGATCGCGCTGGACGCCACTGAGAACAAAGCCAGCCTGGGCGCGAATGCAATCCTCGCTGTGTCGCTGGCGGCTGCCAAAGCAGCGGCCCAGGACCAGGATTTGCCGCTTTACGCGCACATCGCCAACCTGAACGGCACGCCAGGTGTGTATTCGATGCCGGTTCCGATGATGAACATCATCAACGGTGGCGAGCACGCCGATAACAACATCGACATTCAAGAATTCATGATTCAGCCTGTGGGCGCCAAGACCTTCTCCGAAGGCCTGCGCTGGGGCACAGAAATCTTTCACCATCTCAAGGCAGTGCTCAAGGCCCGTGGCCTCAACACCGCTGTGGGTGACGAAGGTGGTTTCGCACCTAACCTGAACTCCAACGCCGCTGCGCTGGACGCCATTGCCGAAGCCGTAGCCAACGCCGGTTACAAGCTGGGCACCGACGTGACCCTGGCGCTGGACTGCGCGGCAAGCGAGTTCTACAAAGACGGCAAGTACACGTTGACCGAAGAAGGCGAGTACGACTCTGCGGGTTTCGCGGACTACCTGGCGGATCTGGTCAGCAAGCACCCGATCATCTCCATCGAGGATGGCCTGGACGAGTCTGACTGGGCGGGCTGGAAAGTCCTGACCGACAAGATCGGCGACAAGATCCAGCTGGTCGGCGACGACCTGTTCGTCACTAACACCAAGATCCTGAAAGAAGGCATCGACAAGAAGATCGCCAACTCTATCCTGATCAAGTTCAACCAGATCGGCACGCTGACCGAAACCCTGGAAGCCATCCAGATGGCCAAGGCAGCGGGTTACACTGCCATTATCTCTCACCGCTCTGGTGAAACCGAAGACTCCACCATTGCCGATCTGGCAGTGGGTACCTCCGCCGGTCAGATCAAAACCGGTTCGTTGAGCCGTTCTGATCGGGTCGCCAAGTACAACCAGCTGCTGCGCATCGAAGAGCAGTTGGGCAGCAAGGCGCCATACAATGGTCGCGGTGAGTTTCGCGGCTGA
- the ftsB gene encoding cell division protein FtsB has protein sequence MRSPNWLFLILLLLLAGLQYRLWVGNGSLAQVASLTQQIADQHAENDTLLERNRVLDAEVLELKKGLETVEERARHELGMVKDGETLYQLAQ, from the coding sequence ATGCGCAGTCCTAACTGGTTGTTCCTCATTCTGCTCTTGCTGCTCGCGGGCTTGCAGTATCGTCTGTGGGTCGGTAATGGCAGCTTGGCGCAAGTGGCCAGTCTGACTCAGCAAATCGCCGATCAGCATGCCGAAAACGATACGTTGCTGGAACGTAATCGGGTGCTTGATGCTGAAGTGCTGGAGTTGAAGAAGGGCCTGGAGACCGTCGAAGAGCGTGCCCGTCACGAACTCGGCATGGTCAAGGACGGCGAGACCCTCTACCAGTTGGCGCAATGA
- the ispD gene encoding 2-C-methyl-D-erythritol 4-phosphate cytidylyltransferase — MNLSIPAFWAVIPAAGVGARMAADRPKQYLQLGGMTILEHSLLCFLDHPRLKGLVISLAVDDPYWPGLPCALDSRIQRVTGGKERADSVLNALLHLHAQGADDNDWVLVHDAARPNLARGDLDNLLSELADDPVGGLLAVPAKDTLKRADSNGRVAETVDRRLIWQAYTPQMFRLGALHRALADSLVSNVAITDEASAMEWAGQSPRLIEGRADNIKVTRPEDLEWLRQRRGDFNR; from the coding sequence ATGAATCTTTCCATTCCTGCCTTCTGGGCAGTGATTCCCGCAGCGGGCGTTGGTGCGCGCATGGCGGCAGACCGTCCCAAGCAGTACCTGCAACTGGGCGGTATGACAATTCTGGAACATAGCCTTCTCTGTTTTCTCGATCATCCCCGGCTAAAGGGCCTGGTGATCAGCCTGGCTGTGGACGATCCGTACTGGCCAGGCTTGCCCTGCGCTCTGGACTCACGGATTCAGCGTGTGACAGGCGGCAAGGAACGCGCTGATTCGGTGCTTAATGCGTTGCTGCACTTGCATGCCCAAGGCGCGGACGACAACGACTGGGTGCTTGTGCATGACGCGGCGCGGCCTAATCTGGCCCGAGGCGATCTGGATAATTTGCTGAGCGAACTGGCTGACGATCCGGTTGGCGGGTTGCTCGCGGTGCCCGCCAAAGACACGCTCAAACGCGCTGACAGCAACGGGCGGGTGGCAGAGACGGTAGATCGACGCCTTATATGGCAGGCCTATACCCCGCAGATGTTCCGCCTTGGCGCTTTGCACCGTGCTTTGGCTGATAGCCTGGTCTCGAACGTTGCGATCACTGACGAAGCCTCAGCCATGGAGTGGGCCGGACAGTCGCCGCGCCTGATTGAAGGGCGTGCCGACAACATCAAAGTCACCCGGCCTGAGGACCTCGAGTGGTTGCGTCAGCGTCGAGGTGACTTCAACCGCTGA